The Microbacterium sp. Nx66 genome contains a region encoding:
- a CDS encoding S8 family peptidase, giving the protein MAGFAMAALVPSTAVAKTAESGLWWFDRGRIQEAHDAGFDGSGVKVAVIDSQINPDAVGLRGADVTVREPSYCLDASGTPYPSVATDYVASHHATNVASMIVGTGEAPTGGAPVKGVAPGVEMLFYTAPVVDGVLDDEGEDAECLQEGGSKLAADNRTGLDHAVSDAVADGADIISISSGGMDASKGIAEAYANDVVVVASMPNEDGIASPPASLNGVVAVQAFGEDGKIQNGQYGKPNVSDDVIAAAPGIGLLLQGASDSWEAQSLGSGTSYATPIVAGMLAVVKQKYPGATAGQLIQSLIHNTGTKGEHEPKWNSGTGYGAASLAGMLAVDPTKYPDENPIFDADDPNASPSLAMVNEVKAAQDRENATASPRPSSAPGGAEQPSDVSAMPWVIGGGIVVTVLVVGGIILAIVVARNSRRQTAAQGGKHEQ; this is encoded by the coding sequence GTGGCCGGCTTTGCGATGGCGGCCCTGGTGCCGTCGACGGCGGTGGCAAAGACGGCGGAGTCGGGCTTGTGGTGGTTCGATCGTGGCCGGATTCAGGAAGCCCACGATGCGGGCTTCGATGGTTCCGGTGTCAAGGTGGCCGTGATCGACAGTCAGATCAATCCGGATGCGGTCGGTCTCCGCGGGGCGGACGTGACGGTCCGGGAGCCGTCGTACTGTCTGGATGCGTCTGGGACGCCGTATCCGTCGGTCGCGACAGATTATGTGGCCTCCCATCATGCGACGAACGTCGCATCGATGATCGTGGGAACGGGGGAGGCACCCACTGGCGGCGCCCCGGTGAAGGGCGTCGCGCCCGGGGTGGAGATGCTGTTCTACACTGCGCCGGTGGTCGACGGTGTCCTCGACGACGAGGGCGAGGATGCTGAGTGTCTGCAGGAGGGTGGCAGCAAGTTGGCGGCGGACAACCGGACAGGGCTGGACCATGCCGTCTCGGACGCAGTGGCTGACGGGGCGGACATCATCTCCATCTCCTCCGGTGGCATGGACGCATCGAAGGGCATCGCGGAGGCTTACGCCAACGACGTGGTGGTGGTCGCCAGTATGCCGAACGAGGATGGGATCGCCTCCCCGCCGGCCAGTCTGAACGGTGTCGTGGCCGTGCAGGCGTTCGGTGAGGACGGCAAGATCCAGAACGGGCAGTACGGGAAGCCGAACGTGAGTGACGACGTCATCGCCGCCGCCCCGGGAATCGGTCTGTTGCTGCAGGGCGCGTCGGACTCGTGGGAGGCGCAGTCGCTCGGATCGGGGACGTCGTACGCGACGCCGATCGTGGCGGGGATGCTGGCGGTCGTGAAGCAGAAGTATCCGGGGGCTACAGCGGGGCAGCTGATTCAGAGTCTCATCCACAACACGGGCACGAAGGGCGAGCACGAGCCGAAATGGAACTCCGGCACGGGATACGGCGCGGCGTCTCTTGCCGGGATGCTGGCGGTGGATCCAACGAAGTACCCGGATGAGAATCCGATCTTCGATGCCGATGATCCGAACGCCTCCCCGTCACTTGCGATGGTGAACGAGGTCAAGGCGGCACAGGATCGGGAAAATGCGACAGCGAGTCCACGACCCTCTTCCGCGCCCGGCGGGGCCGAGCAACCATCGGATGTGTCGGCGATGCCGTGGGTGATCGGCGGCGGGATCGTCGTCACTGTTCTGGTTGTGGGCGGGATCATCCTCGCAATCGTCGTGGCGCGAAACTCACGACGACAGACCGCCGCGCAAGGGGGAAAGCATGAGCAGTGA
- a CDS encoding WXG100 family type VII secretion target produces the protein MSEEMKIGGSQIEALVGELRGARDEIARLLGDLQASLDRLAGEWSGEAHRAYAHAQGRWNVLMQEMQDELDRVQRRTGDSNDVFANAQRSTKSLWSEA, from the coding sequence ATGTCGGAAGAGATGAAGATCGGCGGCTCGCAGATCGAGGCGCTGGTCGGTGAGCTCCGTGGGGCGCGCGACGAGATCGCGCGACTGCTCGGCGACCTGCAGGCGAGCCTGGACCGGCTCGCAGGTGAGTGGAGCGGCGAGGCCCATCGCGCATATGCGCACGCCCAGGGGCGCTGGAATGTACTGATGCAGGAGATGCAGGACGAGCTCGACCGCGTGCAGCGACGGACCGGGGACTCGAACGACGTCTTCGCGAACGCACAGCGGTCCACCAAGAGCTTGTGGAGTGAGGCATGA
- a CDS encoding YbaB/EbfC family nucleoid-associated protein, with product MNAKIDAQIARSRVLAEEAARVSAEATQTTATVTSSDGRVTVVAQPTGAIAEVRLSSAVDDAIALGATITDTIAAAQRAAADAVVESLAQTLGADSGLVDAVRRDVQVAFPAPGDDTLGYR from the coding sequence TTGAACGCGAAGATCGATGCGCAGATCGCGCGTTCGCGTGTGCTCGCGGAAGAAGCGGCGCGGGTGTCTGCCGAGGCGACGCAGACCACGGCGACGGTCACGTCGTCGGACGGTCGGGTCACGGTGGTGGCGCAGCCGACCGGGGCGATCGCCGAGGTACGGCTGTCGAGCGCCGTCGACGATGCGATCGCGCTCGGCGCGACGATCACCGACACGATCGCTGCGGCTCAGCGCGCGGCGGCCGACGCCGTGGTCGAGTCCCTGGCGCAGACGCTCGGTGCGGATTCCGGGCTGGTCGACGCTGTCCGGCGGGACGTCCAGGTCGCGTTTCCGGCCCCGGGCGACGACACCCTCGGGTACCGCTGA
- a CDS encoding S8 family peptidase: protein MKRGRHLVAAAIGVVAMSVAVAVPATASDASEGGLWYFNRGKVQAAQDAGLDGSGVTIAVIDTQVNPDAPGLRGADLQVREESFCFDESGKRYDAISSDYVAANHGTNVASMILGTGEAVGGTPIKGVAPGATVLYYNSMITTSAPEGNDVESTCLQENGELINDDLSDEGMRRPSGLAKAISAAVDDGADIISVSLGGLVDAADSVAKAHAAGVVVLGSLPNVGGVGDWPSSYNGVVAVQAFGPDGKIQYSTYDPVLAEPSPNLSEDVKVASPGLEIIAQGTADSWDAQQLRSGTSLATPIAAGFLAVVKQKYPEATSNQLIQSMIHNTGTKGEHEPKWNNSGGYGAISLSGMLAVDPTKYPDVNPLWDADDENAVPQQANVDEEAALLAASASPQPTSEAGDDAGTAGTDLVPLLIGGGAVLAILVIGGVVLAVVLTSSSRRQKTQQGGDR from the coding sequence ATGAAACGCGGACGACACCTGGTCGCTGCCGCGATCGGCGTGGTCGCGATGAGCGTCGCGGTCGCCGTGCCGGCGACAGCATCGGATGCGTCCGAGGGCGGGCTGTGGTATTTCAACCGGGGCAAGGTGCAGGCCGCACAGGACGCCGGCCTCGACGGTTCCGGAGTGACGATCGCCGTGATCGACACCCAGGTGAATCCGGATGCTCCCGGTCTGCGGGGCGCTGACCTCCAGGTGCGGGAGGAGTCGTTCTGTTTCGACGAGTCGGGAAAGCGGTATGACGCGATCTCCTCGGACTATGTCGCGGCGAATCACGGCACGAACGTCGCCTCGATGATCCTGGGCACGGGAGAGGCGGTCGGCGGCACCCCCATCAAGGGTGTGGCGCCGGGCGCGACGGTGCTCTATTACAACTCGATGATCACCACCAGCGCGCCGGAGGGGAACGACGTCGAGTCCACCTGCCTGCAGGAGAACGGCGAGCTGATCAATGACGATCTGAGCGATGAGGGAATGCGCCGCCCCTCCGGCCTGGCAAAGGCGATCTCGGCGGCGGTGGACGACGGTGCGGATATCATCTCGGTTTCGCTGGGCGGGCTGGTCGACGCCGCGGATTCGGTGGCGAAGGCTCATGCGGCCGGAGTCGTGGTGTTGGGTTCGCTGCCGAATGTGGGCGGGGTCGGTGACTGGCCTTCGAGCTACAACGGTGTCGTCGCCGTGCAGGCGTTCGGCCCCGATGGCAAGATCCAGTACTCGACGTACGATCCGGTGCTCGCCGAGCCCTCGCCGAATCTGAGTGAGGACGTGAAGGTGGCGTCTCCGGGGCTGGAGATCATCGCGCAGGGCACCGCGGACTCGTGGGACGCGCAGCAACTGCGTTCGGGGACCTCGTTGGCGACGCCGATCGCGGCCGGCTTCCTGGCGGTCGTGAAGCAGAAGTACCCGGAGGCGACGTCCAATCAGCTCATCCAGAGCATGATCCACAACACCGGGACGAAGGGCGAGCACGAACCGAAGTGGAACAACAGCGGCGGGTACGGGGCGATATCGCTCTCCGGCATGCTGGCTGTCGATCCGACGAAGTACCCGGATGTGAACCCGCTCTGGGACGCCGACGATGAGAACGCTGTTCCCCAGCAGGCCAACGTGGACGAGGAAGCCGCACTGCTCGCCGCGAGCGCTTCTCCGCAGCCGACGAGTGAGGCGGGCGATGATGCGGGTACCGCGGGGACGGATCTCGTACCGCTGCTGATCGGCGGTGGGGCCGTGCTCGCCATCCTCGTCATCGGCGGAGTGGTACTCGCCGTGGTGCTGACGAGCTCATCACGACGACAGAAGACGCAACAAGGGGGAGACCGATGA
- a CDS encoding WXG100 family type VII secretion target — MATIEVNPSRLAAAARSIGDASANIDAALEQLVGIAGVLRDSWSGEAQSAFDSAHGRFDLSMRERSALVEAIATTLDDLATSYSETDLAGQRALGG; from the coding sequence ATGGCGACGATCGAGGTCAACCCGTCCCGCCTGGCCGCGGCTGCGCGCTCCATCGGCGATGCGTCCGCGAACATCGACGCGGCCCTGGAGCAGCTCGTCGGGATCGCCGGCGTGCTGCGGGATTCGTGGTCGGGGGAGGCCCAGTCCGCGTTCGACTCCGCGCACGGGCGCTTCGACCTGTCGATGCGGGAGCGCAGCGCCCTCGTCGAGGCCATCGCGACCACCCTGGACGATCTCGCGACGTCGTACTCCGAGACGGACCTGGCCGGCCAGCGCGCACTCGGGGGGTAA
- the eccD gene encoding type VII secretion integral membrane protein EccD, which yields MSQSGTVAGTVLRISVVSDDRRLDVGVPSQVPLVEIIPGFARSLGVLDPTLTHGGYALQRADGTPLDPARGAAAQGVHDGELLTLVRGGLMREPRIYDDVVEAVIDATAEQHNSWTPADSSRTALFVSLTFLALCAVLLVATPPTSLLPAIIAGSGAVVLSVAAAVLMRLRQPEAGHALGLTAAAYGGLAGYLAVPAQSIWGWPLAALGLGLVVVGGLSLAVTQDKPEIHLVPIALGASVGITATAAAVFGDPLASYALMLATTALLANGIPWLALSSTRIRVISPQSDADMFSAPQPIDAEEVKRRAAAGTRTLIALRAALGLAALIATPLVAASGVTGAVLCVLAFVGMMFQSRQMHARLGVLVLMAIGAIGLAATGVTVALALPDVRTWMLLILVVATVVLIGLTLLTPKARLRLTRLGDTVEVVALALLLPLGVITAGLV from the coding sequence ATGAGCCAGAGCGGCACCGTGGCAGGAACCGTGCTGCGGATCTCCGTGGTCAGCGACGACCGCAGGCTCGACGTGGGGGTGCCATCGCAGGTCCCCCTGGTCGAGATCATCCCCGGCTTCGCTCGGAGTCTGGGCGTGCTGGATCCGACCCTCACGCACGGCGGATACGCGCTGCAGCGGGCGGACGGCACGCCCCTCGACCCCGCTCGCGGCGCCGCGGCCCAGGGCGTGCACGACGGCGAGCTGCTGACCCTGGTGCGCGGCGGGCTCATGCGCGAGCCGCGCATCTACGACGACGTCGTGGAAGCCGTGATCGACGCGACGGCGGAGCAGCACAACTCCTGGACGCCCGCGGACAGCTCCCGCACCGCCCTCTTCGTCAGCCTCACCTTCCTCGCCCTCTGCGCCGTGCTCCTCGTCGCGACGCCGCCGACGTCTCTGCTCCCGGCGATCATCGCGGGATCGGGCGCGGTCGTGCTCAGCGTCGCGGCCGCGGTGCTGATGCGGCTGCGGCAGCCCGAGGCCGGTCATGCGCTCGGCCTCACCGCCGCGGCGTACGGCGGGCTCGCGGGCTACCTCGCGGTCCCCGCGCAGAGCATCTGGGGCTGGCCGCTCGCCGCTCTCGGGCTCGGACTCGTCGTCGTCGGAGGCCTCAGCCTGGCCGTCACCCAGGACAAGCCCGAGATCCACCTCGTGCCCATCGCCCTCGGCGCCTCGGTCGGGATCACGGCCACGGCGGCCGCGGTCTTCGGCGATCCGCTCGCCTCGTACGCCCTGATGCTCGCGACCACGGCGCTGCTCGCGAACGGCATCCCGTGGCTGGCCCTGAGCTCCACCCGCATCCGGGTGATCTCGCCGCAGAGTGATGCCGACATGTTCTCCGCACCGCAGCCCATCGATGCCGAGGAGGTGAAGCGTCGCGCCGCGGCCGGTACCCGCACGCTGATCGCGCTCCGTGCCGCGCTCGGCCTCGCCGCCCTGATCGCGACCCCGCTCGTCGCCGCCAGCGGTGTCACGGGCGCCGTGCTGTGCGTGCTCGCCTTCGTCGGCATGATGTTCCAGTCGCGGCAGATGCACGCCCGTCTCGGGGTGCTCGTGCTGATGGCGATCGGGGCCATCGGCCTCGCCGCGACCGGTGTGACCGTCGCTCTCGCCCTCCCCGACGTGCGCACCTGGATGCTGCTCATCCTCGTGGTCGCGACCGTGGTCCTCATCGGCCTCACGCTGCTCACACCCAAGGCCCGCCTCCGCCTCACGCGGCTCGGCGACACGGTCGAGGTCGTCGCGCTCGCCCTCCTGCTCCCGCTCGGGGTCATCACGGCGGGGCTCGTCTGA
- a CDS encoding WXG100 family type VII secretion target, with amino-acid sequence MADVISAEEGALRRGAQAVRETKSGIDQQTKKVRGEIEQLRGFWTGAAAASFTTLMSRWDEQARQLNEVLVTLEDALAGTERDQAATEEAHQQTISGLGSMMGA; translated from the coding sequence ATGGCTGATGTCATCTCCGCAGAAGAGGGGGCTCTGCGTCGCGGAGCCCAGGCCGTGCGGGAGACGAAGTCCGGGATCGATCAGCAGACCAAGAAGGTCCGCGGTGAGATCGAGCAGCTGCGCGGGTTCTGGACGGGTGCGGCTGCCGCATCGTTCACCACGCTGATGTCGCGGTGGGACGAGCAGGCTCGTCAGCTCAACGAGGTCCTCGTGACGCTCGAGGATGCCCTCGCCGGCACCGAGCGCGACCAGGCCGCGACCGAAGAAGCTCACCAGCAGACCATCTCGGGCCTCGGCTCGATGATGGGCGCCTGA
- a CDS encoding WXG100 family type VII secretion target codes for MSVRPEQVNALAAQIRSGSQGIRSELDRLESEVGKLRAAWDGAAQQAYDQAQAKWNRSLSEMQQLLTQIAGKTEEISGQYVQTDKSAAGRFGA; via the coding sequence ATGTCCGTTCGCCCGGAGCAGGTCAACGCTCTCGCGGCGCAGATCCGCAGCGGGTCGCAGGGTATTCGTTCCGAGCTGGACCGCCTCGAGTCCGAGGTCGGCAAGCTGCGTGCGGCGTGGGATGGTGCCGCGCAGCAGGCCTACGACCAGGCGCAGGCCAAGTGGAACCGCTCGCTGAGCGAGATGCAGCAGCTGCTCACGCAGATCGCCGGGAAGACCGAGGAGATCTCGGGTCAGTACGTGCAGACCGACAAGTCGGCTGCGGGGCGCTTCGGCGCGTGA